The Magnetococcus marinus MC-1 genome contains the following window.
AACAGGGGGTAATCCGTTCTATCTTGCATGCGGCCAAATGGCCTGGTTAATTGTTGTTCAGCCCAGACTGACACTGGGGGGTTTGAACCAACTGTTCCACGTAACCCGGCACCGCCGCGCGGCGGGCTTTTAGCTGCTGAATCTGCTCAATAAGCTGTTGGCACCACTGGGGGCCGTGCTCCTTCTGGAAGTTGCGTGCCCGCAGACGCGCTACCTCTTGCCGATAGAGGTTCTGACAGGCCGCCGAATGGATTTGGTCTTGAGAGAGTGCCGGACCCAAACCCTCTGAGTGGCTGTCGATGGACGGCTGTAAACAGTAATCCCGCAGGGCTGCCCCTCTAGGCTCCCCAGCTTGTGCCGTGGCCAAAACCAGCCCTCCTGCCCACAAGCTGCCCAACAATAGTATGGAGGATAAAAAAATTTTCATCATACACCACCTTGTGGAGCAGAAAGGCTCCCGCAATCAAGCAAAAATGCAACCCGTACCAATCTATGCACGCATACAATCATTTGTCGTTAATTAAAATATAACAAATAGGATGAATAAAAGCTAGTAATCTTAGCGAAAACCTGTTTTTTCCTGTTTGTCAGGCATTGTCATTAAAAGAGTGATTCTGTCACAATTAACAGGAACGCTCCGCCACGATGGCTTGGATCAACTGTTGGCAACCCTGTTGTGGGGTGCGGGGGTGTAGGGGGATGGTCGCCAGCAATTTGTCAATACGGGTGGAAATATCAATGGGCCAGGTTTCCGCGAGGCCAAGTTCATTGATAAGACAAGCTTTTACCTGCCAACTGGGCAGGGGGCCTAGCTGCTGTTCATAGCACTCTTGCAGATCCAGCAGCAGCTGGTAGCGGTCTACCGGGGTAGGGCCACAAAGGTGGTAAAGGCCCCGGTGCTGGCCCGCCATCAATTGCTGCATGCCCACCACCGCATCTTCCACATGGATGGGGTTAAAACGCTGGTCGGTGGCGCACATAATGGGCTGCTGCTGCTGCCAAGCCCGCACCCATGCTGACAACAAGGTTTTGTCCTGGGGGTTGCTGCTGTAGGTTTTTGAGAGCCGCACGGTGGTGTGTAAATGGGGAAGGTGCGCTTGGAGAAAAACCTCAACCTCGCGCTTCTGTTTGCCATAAGTCACAAGGGGGGTGGGGATGTGCTGCTCGTCATAGAGCCCCTGTTGCCCCCCAAACACCGCATCGCTGGAGGTAAACAGCAGGGGGATTTGATGCTTTTTGCACCAAAGGGCAATGGCCTTAGAGGCCTCGACATTAATGGCGTAGCTGCCTTGAGGGTCGTTGGCACAGGTGATCAAGCTGCTCACCGCCATTAACAGATAGATCTGTTCCACATGGCCGTAGAGATCCAAAAACTGGTCAGGATCAATGAGGGTCGGGTCAAAATGGATGCCGCCGTCAAAGGGAGTGTGGGCGTAGGTACCCAAACACTGCTCCGGGCCTAGCTGCCGCAGCAAATGTTGGCCGATAAAGCCCGATGCACCGATGATGAGAAAACGTGCCATAGCCATAAGTTCGCTTGCCAATAGGGATAAAGGTGCCTCCCTTTGCCTGCCTGCCAGGGAGGATGTTTATCTTATCGGTTTAATCCCTTGGAAAGATAAGAGCTATTGCGCAACTCTAACGGAACAATGCCTGCTTAGCCGTTGTTGCCGCTTATTCAAAAAAGATAAAATCCCAATCCCCTTGGTAGCCGCACTGTTGGTAGAGCCACGCCCACGCCTCGGGGGTAAAAAAGGATTCGCAAGTGAGTTGCCAATAGAGCAGGTTCACCTTCTCCCGATCATTGCGGTAGGACTCCACACAGATAAACTTGGCGGCCCCTTTGCCCACCCGCTCAATCTCACGTATGGCTTGATCCAACTCCGGTAAGGGTAGATTGTGCAAGGTGGTATTGGAAAACACCAGATCAAAGCTGTTGTCGGCAAAGGGCAACGCCTTAGCATGGCCCAGCATGATGGCCTGTTGCACCTCGGCTTTGGCGTGCTGCTTGGCGTAGCTGGAAATATCCAACCCCACCACCTCAATGCCCGGTACCGCCTGGGTCAACTCATAGAGTAAAAAACCCTTGCCGCAGCCCACATCCAACACCCGATCCCCCGCCTTTAAACCATAGTGGCTCGCCAACCGCTGCGCCAGTTTTAACCAGCGTCCATCGTAGTGGTAGCCCCCATAGCCAAATTGACGGGGGCCGTCCCAATACTCATACCCCCATTGACGGGCCACGCGGGTGCATTCGGCTTTATCATGCTCCATCACCCGTTGCAGATAGTTGCGCTGGGTGCGGTTGTGGTACTCCGAAAGAAAATCCAAACGGGCCATGAGGGGGCTCCTTACACAAACAGGGCGTGGTCAGGGTCTAGCTTGAGATACTCCAAAATAGCCAGATTTTTGCTGTGACTCACACAGTGGTGATTGCAGTTGGCCGAGGGGTCAAAGGCAAACATGCGCTGGCGGTTCTCCTCTGAAAACCAAAAATCCTTAAAGCGCCGCTCCTCAATCGAGCCCAGCAGGCCCAGGTCGGTATAGGCTTTGTCCTGACAGGTGTAAACCCGCTGATCGGCGCCAATCACGGTGAGAAACTGTAAAAAGGGACAGCTTGTATAAGGTTTGTGAAACCGCTCTTCTAGCTCATGATAGTGGTCGATCACCGCAAAACGCGCATCGGCAAGCTGCTGCGCCTGGGTAATCTGCGCGGTAACTTGGGGGTGTAAAGGACGGTGGTAGGCATTGTTATCGGCCCCGCTGTTAGAAATAACGGCGCCAGAGAGCTTAACATGGTTAACCCCAGCCTGTTTAAACAGCTTAACCGCCTCATAAAGATGGGCCGCATTATCTTTGGTGACAATAAAGCTAACGCCCAAGACACAGCGGCTATTGCGGGCCGCAAACCCGCGCATATTGTCCAACACTTGGTCAAAGGCGTCATCCTTAACCCCCCGCGCCTTTACATAACTGGGGCCGTCCCACGCATCAATGGAGATACGCACCCAAGTGCCATATTCCGCAAAGGCCTCCGCCACACGCCCCTTGAGGTTGGCCCCATTGGTGAGGGTCGCTACCCGTATGCCCCCCTTGGCCAGCTTCTCGACAATATCTGGCAAGGGTTTGTAAACCAGCGGTTCGCCGCCCCCGGAAAAAGTGACGGCACGCACCCCCATCTCCAGGCAATCTTCAGCGATCTCGTGCATTTTGGCTTCAGGAATGGCGTCTCGTTCCACCATGTTCTGCCCAAGTTGCAGGTGGCTTACCTTATAGGCGCAGTACCAGCAATCCTGATTGCACAGGTTGGTCGGCTTGATGCGTATATGCACCGGGGCTTCGACCCGCCGCTCTTGCAAAGCTTGTAGATGAGAGTGAAAGCGCAAAAATTTCAGGTGGCTGTAGAGTTGGGCCATGGTCTTTTGCCTTTATGCTCAGGTCGGTCGCCTGGGGTAAACAGGGCTCTGTGGGTGTGCGCGGGGGCTCGCCCCCTCGGGGCACTTAAACAAAGGCTTCTTTAATGGTGCGCTGAATATCCAACACATCCACCCCCGCTTGGGCAATCTGTTGATTTTGGCTGCCATAGCCGCTGCAAAAGGCATCGGCAAAGGCCAGAATACGTAGGCGTGGGCCGCCATCCAGCAGATCACGGGTCGCCAGCAGTTGGGCTACCGCACTGCCCAAACCGCCGATCTGGCTGTGCTCTTCCACCGTGACCACCAGCCGTTTACCTTGGGCTTCGCGCACAATGGCTGCTTCATCCAGCGGTTTTAGGGTGTGCATGTTGAGCACGCTGCACTCAATGCCCTCCTGGGCCAGCGCGTGGGCCGCCGTAAGCGCCCGCTGCACCATGATACCATAACTGATAATAAGCACATCCCGCCCATAGAGCAGGGGAATCGCCTTGCCTATGGTACAGGGCAGCTCCTCGCGGGAGACCACCGCATCCCCCCCTTTGGCCAAGCGAATATAGATGGGGCCGGGCCATGCCAAGGTCTGCCCCATGAGCCGCTGCATCTCGTCGGCATCACAAGGGGCCAGCACCGTCATGTTGGGCAGCGCCCGCATGAGGGCGACATCCTCCAAGGTGGTGTGGGTGGGGCCTAGCGGTGCATAGACCATGCCGCCGCCATTGCCAATCAGCCGCACCGGCAGCTTGTGCAGGGCCACATCTATGGCAATCTGTTCCAATGCACGGCGGGTTAAAAAGGTGGCAATGGTGTTGACGTAGGGCAGATAACCCTCCAGCGCCAAACCTGCGGCAACACCAATCAGATTCTGTTCGGCAATGCCCTCCATAAAAAACTGCCGGGGGCAGGCTTGGCGCATGGTCTCCAGCGTGCCTGCGCCTAAGTCCGAACCCATGAACAGCACCCGCGCATCCTGTTGCGCCAGGGCAAAAACTTCATCTAAACAGCGGCGTCGCATGGTTATGGTTTCCTGTTCGCAGGTTAGGCCAGCGCTTGGTAGAGGCTTTCCATTTCAGCGGGTTTGAGGGAGGATTTATGGTGCCAACTGGGGTTATCCTCGGCCTCGGGAATACCCTTGCCCTTTACCGTATGGGCAATCACCAGATTGGGCTGGTCCGGCGTGAGCTGGGTAAAGCAGTGTCGCAGTGCGCCCACATCGTGCCCATCCACCTCCTGCACGCCAAAACCGAAGGCGCGCCACTTATCCGCCAGCGGCTCCAACCCCTGCACCGCAGAGATGGGGCCGTAGGATTGCAACTTGTTATAGTCGATCACCGCCACCAGATTGTTGAGCTGGTGTTTGGCGGCAAACAGGGCGGCCTCCCATACCGAGCCCTCATTGATCTCACCATCCCCCATTAAGGCAAAGACCCGCCAGCTTGCCCCCTTTAACTTGGCGGCTAGGGCCATGCCCGCCGCCAGGGAGAGACCATGCCCCAAGGCCCCCGTGGAGGCTTCCACCCCAGGCAGAACATGCCGTTCTGGATGTCCCCCCAAGCGACTCTCCAGCTGGCAAAAGCGATCCAGCTCTGCAACGGGAAAAAACCCTTTGTCGGCCAGCAGGGCATAGAGGGCCAAACAGCCATGCCCCTTGGAGAGGATGCAACGGTCCCGATCTTGCCACAGGGGATTGTGGGGGTCGATATTGAGCACATCGTCGTAAAGCACCCGCAGCAGCTCCATCAGCGACATGGCAGAACCAGGGTGGCCACGACCTCCCTTGTCCAAGGCACGCAGTACCAGCCGCCGTAGATGACGGGCGCGGTCATCCAGCACAGGGGTGTCAAAGTGGGGGCGTTCAATGGCGGCGCGCATGGTCGCTTAGCTCTCCTGCTCGGGGGGGATGGCGGGATGATAGGTCAGGTGGCAGCCGGTTTTAAGGGTGTCGGCGTAGCGGTGCGCCATGGCCAATTGGGCCTCCAGACGCTGGGCGTTGGCCTGCCCAACTAAGGCCGGGGCCTGTTGGGCCGATGCAATAAACGGGTTGAGCACAATCAGACACCAGATTAACCCATAGAGCGGGTGCATGGTGGCAAATCGTTTGCGAATGTTGTGGTCGCCACTCTCTTCATAAAGTTTGACCGCATGCTCACAAAAGTGGCGGCGCAGCTCTCCGCGTAGGGCCATGGCGGGGTGCCAGAGGGTGTCCGAGGCCAGCTTAACCGGGTCATCCCAGCCAAAATATTCCAGATCCACAAACACAATGCGCCCATCGGGCTGGCGGATGGCATTGTGAAAACCAAAGTCTGAAAAACTCAGGGTGCGCAGGGCGCTGGGTAGGGGATCTTCACAGCTCCACTGCTCCTGAGCACGGGGCAGAAGCTCGTCGGCCAAGCTTTGCAAACGGCGTAAAAAATCATCCAGTCTGGGGTGCTGCTGGCGGGCGTCATCCAGGCGGCGCATGCGTTGGCGGATCTGCCTTCTGGCACCCTCCACATTAAACACCGCATCGGAGGCGGCCACCAGATTGGTGGCTGTGCTGCTGTGCCGCAGTTGATGCAGTTGGGCCATGCAGGCCAGCATCGCATCTATGGTGGCAATGTCGGCGCTCGATTGGCTAATGGGCTCGCCCTCTACCCAGGTAAGCAGCATGCCGTTGGCGGTTGGATCCATGCTCAACAGACGGGGAGAGGGAGAGGGGGGGTGTGCCGCTAAAAACCAGAGCGCGGCGGCCTCTCGCGCCATACGGCCACGCAGATCATTGACGGGGTAGCGTTTTAGGGCGAGCAAACCCTCTTCGGTCTTGACCTTAAACAGGTGGTTATTCCAGCCGCTCTCCCCGACCGGTTGCAGGGCCAAGGGGGGGCGGCCCAGCAGATGTTCCGCCAACTGCCAAGGGTCGTAATCGGCCTGGGCACCGTGCTGTGAGGGGGAGATGTGGGTCATAGCAAGGGGGTGTCCATAGGGGTCAAAGAGACCAAGGGGGCCGTCGCGGCCATAAGGGCTGTTTCTAGCGCAGCCCAACTTGTAAAATGTTGGTACGGGGCTGGGTCGTCACCGCCAGATTGGGGGGCCAAGAGCACCCCTTGGGTTGTGGCGGGAAAGCCCGGATGGGTCAAAACCTCATAAAGATCATCAATAAAAAAATCACACTCAAGCTGGGCAATGCGGGCAATTTTTTCATCTCGGGTGGCCTCAAAATAGACCTGTTGGGGGGTCAGCCCCGGCAGTGTAAAAAATTGGTGGCGTGTCAGCCATGTCAGTGCCCCCTGGCGCAGATCAATGCGCTGGGGATCCTGGCGGGCATATTGGCTCTTATGGCTTACGATCACCAGAGCAAACTGGTGTTGGCTAAACCGTTGCAACGCCAGCCACGCACCCGCTTTGGGCGGGGCCTGCTGCAAGCGGTGGGCGTAGACCTGGGCCTGGAGCCGTTGCCATGTTAATTCGCCCTGGGGTAGCTGGCGGATATGGTCGCGAATGGTGCCCTTATGCCACCCCTCGGCGGGACATTGAGCGGGCAACCAAGGCTGCGCCGCCTGTACAAACAGAGCGTCATAGCAGATAAGGGTGTTATCAAAATCAATGCCGATACGCATGCTATTTAAGCAGTGAAGTGGCAAATTTTAAGAGTGCCTCTGGGGTAACAAAGCTGCGGTTACAGACAATTTGCAGATCCAACGCCGCCGCCGTACTGCCCAAAAAGGCGCCTAGCTCGGTGGCGAGTCCCGCCCGGGCCGCCAGTGCCGCCAAGGTTAAAAAGGCATCTCCCGCCCCGATAATATCCACCACTTGGGTGGCCAGCGCCGGTATGCGCATGGCCTGATCCTGCTCAATATCCAACATCATTGCGCCATTGGTACCCATGGTAATGGACATCTGTTTGGCGTGTACCTGGTGGCCGATCTGCAAGGCGACCGTTTCCAACGGATCACGGCGGTTGTGCGCCGCCAACCGAACCTCTGGCTCATTGAGGGAGACAAAATCCGCACGCCGATAGCGGCTGATCACATGATAACCCCGGTTGCCACTGTTAATCTGGGTATTGACCGCCAGATAGGGGGCCGCGTCACACAGGGCGTCCACCATGGCTGGGCTGATAAAGCCGTTGCCGTAGTCGGGAACCACCACCAAATCATAATCTGGGGCGTGCTGGCGTATCCAGGCGCACAGCCCTTGATCGACCTCCTCTGTTAAAGGGGAGGGGTCGTAGTAGTAGATCTCAAACAGTTTGGCCGTCTCATCCACATAGCGGCGCTTAACCAGGGTTGGCGCCTCTTCATAGTGGAAAAAATGGGGGTGTACATTCTCCTGCAACTGCTGGCGCATAAAGGGTTCATGGGGACAGTTGGGGCCAATACCGGTAAGCAAAGCGACCTCTTTAACAAAACCAGAGAGGTGGTTGGCAATGGCGAGTGAGCCCCCCGCAAAGATCTCTTTATCATTATAACGGGTGGCAATAATATTACCCCCCTTACCGATGGTGCCCATGGGGGTGGTGTAGCAATATTCATCAATAATGGCCTCGCCTACCACCAGCACCTTCATGTCGGCAAAGGTGCGCACCGCATCAATCACCCGCTGTGGCGGCCAGCGCTTTTTAAACTGGTCTAAAAAATCTTTGGTGGCCGGGGGGAAGACATCCAGATAGTCATTAATTAATGAACTGGAGCTAAAGACAATCTCTTCGGTAAAAAAGATTTCGCCGCCATGGACTTCGACCGCGTGGCGTTCTAGGGCGATATTGCCGGTAATATCATCCTTGGCCTGTTTATAGTCCTGTCCTTTAACATAAACATTGGGGCGTACCTTGGTGATGGCGGGTACCGCCGTAAGGTCGTAATTAACCGCCACATAGTCCACATAGGTGAGCGAGGCTAACGATTCCGCACGCAGGTGCTCAGGAAATACCGGGCGGTTGGGGCCTTTGTTGACAAAACCGTCGGCGGTCAAAGTAACCACCAGCACGTCACCCTGCTCACGGGCCCGTTGCAGATGGCGCATGTGACCTGGATGCAGCAGATCAAAGGTGCCATGGCACTGCACAATGCGCTGCCCCTGCATGCGCAGGGTTTGGCACTGAGCCGCTAACTGATCAAGGGTTAACACTTTGAGTGAAGGTGCCATGTTCGCCTGTTTCAATCCATGCCGTCCGTTTAAAAGGTGGGCGTAACTAACGCTCTACGGTTGTTATCGGTTGATCAACGCTCAAGTTAAGCAAAAAATCGCGCCCCGTTGCCGGCCCCTGCTGCGGATGCCGAAAAACGGGGGTGTCGGTTCAAGGGGTGCCGAGATGCTTAAACCAGGAGGCGGTGGCTGTGGCAATCGAGGCGGGCTCCCATACCGGGGCATCACGCCAATCGTCAATACAAGCCAGCATATTGGCCACCCCCTGCTCAAAGCTAACCTGGGCTTGCCAGTTGAGCTTGGCGTGGATTTTACGGGTATCGGCAAAGGTGCAATCGGGCTCGCCTGGGCGTTTGGGAATATAGGTGATCTCGCCCCCCAGTAGCTCCACCAAGCGGTTGATGGTCTGGTGGCCGCCACTGCCCACATTAAAGGCTTCGCCTACCCACGTCGACTGGGCCGCCGCATAAAAGGCCGCACACACATCGGTTACATAGGTAAAGTCGCGGCTCTGTTGGCCATCCCCGACCACCGTATAGGGTTTGTTGTTTAAACGTTGCGCCAAGAAGACCCCAAAGACCGCACCATAGGCCCCGGTGGTACGGGAGCGCGGACCATAAACATTAAACATACGCAAGGAGAGGTTGGGCATTTTATAGACATTGGCCCAGTGTAGCACCAGCTCTTCACCCATATATTTGGTTAGGGCGTAGGGGTATTGGGGCTGAATGGGGCTCTCTTCCGGGGTGGGATAGAGCTCGGGAATGCCATAGGAGGAGGAAGAAGCCGCATAAACCAGCCGCTTGGCTTGGTTGCGGCGGGCAAACTCCAGCACATTGAGGGTGCCGTGCACATTGACCTCAAAATAGGTCGTGGGGTTCTCTACCGAGGGCACAATATCCGCCAGCCCCGCCAGATGAAAAACCCACTCCACCCCCTGAAACGGCGTTACCAGCGTTTCAGGATCGCGAATATCCCCTTCGTAGAGGGTAAACTTGGGGTGGTTGATGAGGTGCGCCACATTGGCCCGGCGTCCGGTGGAAAAATTATCCAAGGCGCGCACGGTGTGGCCCTGCTCAAGGAGCATTTCGCAGAGATGGCTACCGATAAAACCAGCACCACCTGTTACCAGAGCGATCATAAAGATTCCCTCGTGCCGTATAACGAGCCCCGCCAAAATAGCGTGTAGGTGAGTCTTGAATTCCTGTGCATAAACATCCCCCAAGAGTGCGTTCTTTAGGCGATATTGTCAAAGGTTGCCAGAGACCAATCTTCTATTTCATGTCCGTTTTTGGCGGTTTTTCCATGACTAGACAGGGTTTGCCAGTGGATTTATGCCCCACAGACTGTTTTTCACAGGGGGGGTGGGGCTGCTCTTCGAAGGGGCACGGGGATTGTTCGATGCACCTTGCACCCAGCGGGTGCGGTTTGTTAGAGAGGGGCGTTAAATAAAGTTAATGTGGGGCACCCCTTGCTCCAACTGATGCAGATAGCGGTTGACGGCATCCATGCGGCAGTTGCTGCGGCACTGGCTGATATCCAGCGACTCCCGCACATAGTGCCAACCAGCATGACGTTTTTCCCCTTCCCAAATGGTTTTAAAGTCATGCTCATTGAGGTTGCCATACTCAAAATGCTTATCCAACAAAAAGGCGC
Protein-coding sequences here:
- a CDS encoding SDR family oxidoreductase codes for the protein MAMARFLIIGASGFIGQHLLRQLGPEQCLGTYAHTPFDGGIHFDPTLIDPDQFLDLYGHVEQIYLLMAVSSLITCANDPQGSYAINVEASKAIALWCKKHQIPLLFTSSDAVFGGQQGLYDEQHIPTPLVTYGKQKREVEVFLQAHLPHLHTTVRLSKTYSSNPQDKTLLSAWVRAWQQQQPIMCATDQRFNPIHVEDAVVGMQQLMAGQHRGLYHLCGPTPVDRYQLLLDLQECYEQQLGPLPSWQVKACLINELGLAETWPIDISTRIDKLLATIPLHPRTPQQGCQQLIQAIVAERSC
- a CDS encoding class I SAM-dependent methyltransferase, yielding MARLDFLSEYHNRTQRNYLQRVMEHDKAECTRVARQWGYEYWDGPRQFGYGGYHYDGRWLKLAQRLASHYGLKAGDRVLDVGCGKGFLLYELTQAVPGIEVVGLDISSYAKQHAKAEVQQAIMLGHAKALPFADNSFDLVFSNTTLHNLPLPELDQAIREIERVGKGAAKFICVESYRNDREKVNLLYWQLTCESFFTPEAWAWLYQQCGYQGDWDFIFFE
- a CDS encoding radical SAM protein, giving the protein MAQLYSHLKFLRFHSHLQALQERRVEAPVHIRIKPTNLCNQDCWYCAYKVSHLQLGQNMVERDAIPEAKMHEIAEDCLEMGVRAVTFSGGGEPLVYKPLPDIVEKLAKGGIRVATLTNGANLKGRVAEAFAEYGTWVRISIDAWDGPSYVKARGVKDDAFDQVLDNMRGFAARNSRCVLGVSFIVTKDNAAHLYEAVKLFKQAGVNHVKLSGAVISNSGADNNAYHRPLHPQVTAQITQAQQLADARFAVIDHYHELEERFHKPYTSCPFLQFLTVIGADQRVYTCQDKAYTDLGLLGSIEERRFKDFWFSEENRQRMFAFDPSANCNHHCVSHSKNLAILEYLKLDPDHALFV
- a CDS encoding transketolase family protein, which encodes MRRRCLDEVFALAQQDARVLFMGSDLGAGTLETMRQACPRQFFMEGIAEQNLIGVAAGLALEGYLPYVNTIATFLTRRALEQIAIDVALHKLPVRLIGNGGGMVYAPLGPTHTTLEDVALMRALPNMTVLAPCDADEMQRLMGQTLAWPGPIYIRLAKGGDAVVSREELPCTIGKAIPLLYGRDVLIISYGIMVQRALTAAHALAQEGIECSVLNMHTLKPLDEAAIVREAQGKRLVVTVEEHSQIGGLGSAVAQLLATRDLLDGGPRLRILAFADAFCSGYGSQNQQIAQAGVDVLDIQRTIKEAFV
- a CDS encoding transketolase; translation: MDDRARHLRRLVLRALDKGGRGHPGSAMSLMELLRVLYDDVLNIDPHNPLWQDRDRCILSKGHGCLALYALLADKGFFPVAELDRFCQLESRLGGHPERHVLPGVEASTGALGHGLSLAAGMALAAKLKGASWRVFALMGDGEINEGSVWEAALFAAKHQLNNLVAVIDYNKLQSYGPISAVQGLEPLADKWRAFGFGVQEVDGHDVGALRHCFTQLTPDQPNLVIAHTVKGKGIPEAEDNPSWHHKSSLKPAEMESLYQALA
- a CDS encoding aminoglycoside phosphotransferase family protein, coding for MTHISPSQHGAQADYDPWQLAEHLLGRPPLALQPVGESGWNNHLFKVKTEEGLLALKRYPVNDLRGRMAREAAALWFLAAHPPSPSPRLLSMDPTANGMLLTWVEGEPISQSSADIATIDAMLACMAQLHQLRHSSTATNLVAASDAVFNVEGARRQIRQRMRRLDDARQQHPRLDDFLRRLQSLADELLPRAQEQWSCEDPLPSALRTLSFSDFGFHNAIRQPDGRIVFVDLEYFGWDDPVKLASDTLWHPAMALRGELRRHFCEHAVKLYEESGDHNIRKRFATMHPLYGLIWCLIVLNPFIASAQQAPALVGQANAQRLEAQLAMAHRYADTLKTGCHLTYHPAIPPEQES
- a CDS encoding PfkB family carbohydrate kinase — protein: MAPSLKVLTLDQLAAQCQTLRMQGQRIVQCHGTFDLLHPGHMRHLQRAREQGDVLVVTLTADGFVNKGPNRPVFPEHLRAESLASLTYVDYVAVNYDLTAVPAITKVRPNVYVKGQDYKQAKDDITGNIALERHAVEVHGGEIFFTEEIVFSSSSLINDYLDVFPPATKDFLDQFKKRWPPQRVIDAVRTFADMKVLVVGEAIIDEYCYTTPMGTIGKGGNIIATRYNDKEIFAGGSLAIANHLSGFVKEVALLTGIGPNCPHEPFMRQQLQENVHPHFFHYEEAPTLVKRRYVDETAKLFEIYYYDPSPLTEEVDQGLCAWIRQHAPDYDLVVVPDYGNGFISPAMVDALCDAAPYLAVNTQINSGNRGYHVISRYRRADFVSLNEPEVRLAAHNRRDPLETVALQIGHQVHAKQMSITMGTNGAMMLDIEQDQAMRIPALATQVVDIIGAGDAFLTLAALAARAGLATELGAFLGSTAAALDLQIVCNRSFVTPEALLKFATSLLK
- a CDS encoding SDR family oxidoreductase, encoding MIALVTGGAGFIGSHLCEMLLEQGHTVRALDNFSTGRRANVAHLINHPKFTLYEGDIRDPETLVTPFQGVEWVFHLAGLADIVPSVENPTTYFEVNVHGTLNVLEFARRNQAKRLVYAASSSSYGIPELYPTPEESPIQPQYPYALTKYMGEELVLHWANVYKMPNLSLRMFNVYGPRSRTTGAYGAVFGVFLAQRLNNKPYTVVGDGQQSRDFTYVTDVCAAFYAAAQSTWVGEAFNVGSGGHQTINRLVELLGGEITYIPKRPGEPDCTFADTRKIHAKLNWQAQVSFEQGVANMLACIDDWRDAPVWEPASIATATASWFKHLGTP